One Helicoverpa zea isolate HzStark_Cry1AcR chromosome 20, ilHelZeax1.1, whole genome shotgun sequence genomic region harbors:
- the LOC124640269 gene encoding peroxisomal multifunctional enzyme type 2-like: protein MGASQSEHTKSEKAELVRKIKERLASVDPDKAKSLGGVFLFNIFKGTSVYCWTMDLDQLRVYEGEPDQDPDTTVTMSEHYFKQMVTGREDPKVILQAGRCSVTGNVMKAMQLEPYIRLD, encoded by the exons ATG GGTGCCTCCCAAAGCGAGCACACAAAGTCAGAGAAGGCTGAACTAGTGAGGAAAATCAAGGAGCGACTGGCCTCTGTGGACCCCGACAAGGCGAAGTCACTAGGAGGAGTATTCCTCTTCAACATATTTAAAGGAACCAGCGTTTATTGTTGGA CCATGGACCTCGACCAACTGAGGGTCTACGAAGGTGAACCTGACCAGGACCCGGACACCACGGTCACCATGAGTGAACACTACTTCAAACAAATGGTGACGGGCAGGGAAGACCCCAAGGTCATCTTGCAAGCTGGACGCTGTTCCGTCACAGGGAACGTCATGAAGGCGATGCAACTTGAACCTTATATTAGGTTAGATTAG